One part of the Streptomyces nigra genome encodes these proteins:
- a CDS encoding DUF948 domain-containing protein, which yields MHTVSGGEVAGILVAVFWAILVSFLAVALARLAQTLKATTKLVADVTDQAVPLLADASSAVRSAQTQIDRVDAIASDVQEVTSNASALSTTVASTFGGPLVKVAAFGYGVRRALGRKDGEPAKASGSRRTVIVGRTVPAARREKRNRGKRD from the coding sequence GTGCACACAGTGTCCGGTGGAGAGGTTGCCGGGATTCTGGTGGCGGTCTTCTGGGCGATCCTGGTCTCCTTCCTCGCCGTGGCGCTGGCGAGGCTGGCCCAGACGCTGAAGGCGACCACCAAGCTGGTCGCGGACGTGACCGACCAGGCCGTGCCGCTCCTCGCAGACGCCTCCTCGGCGGTGCGCTCCGCGCAGACCCAGATCGACCGGGTCGACGCGATCGCCTCCGACGTCCAGGAGGTCACGTCGAACGCCTCCGCGCTGTCGACCACCGTCGCCTCCACCTTCGGAGGCCCCCTGGTCAAGGTCGCGGCCTTCGGCTACGGCGTGCGCCGGGCCCTCGGCCGCAAGGACGGCGAGCCGGCCAAGGCCTCCGGCTCCAGGCGCACCGTGATCGTCGGCCGTACCGTGCCGGCCGCGCGGCGGGAGAAGCGAAACCGCGGGAAGAGGGACTGA
- the rpsD gene encoding 30S ribosomal protein S4, whose protein sequence is MANQSRPKVKKSRALGIALTPKAVKYFEARPYPPGEHGRGRKQNSDYKVRLLEKQRLRAQYDVSERQLVRAYERASKVQGKTGEALIIELERRLDALVLRSGIARTIYQARQMVVHGHIEVNGQKVDKPSFRVKPDDVVMVRERSREKTLFSIAREGGFAPEGETPRYLQVNLKALAFRLDREPNRKEIPVICDEQLVVEYYAR, encoded by the coding sequence GTGGCGAACCAGTCCCGCCCCAAGGTCAAGAAGTCGCGTGCCCTCGGCATCGCGCTGACCCCGAAGGCCGTCAAGTACTTCGAGGCCCGTCCCTACCCGCCGGGTGAGCACGGCCGCGGCCGCAAGCAGAACTCGGACTACAAGGTCCGTCTGCTGGAGAAGCAGCGTCTGCGCGCGCAGTACGACGTGTCCGAGCGCCAGCTCGTCCGCGCCTACGAGCGTGCCTCCAAGGTTCAGGGCAAGACCGGTGAGGCCCTGATCATCGAGCTCGAGCGCCGCCTCGACGCCCTGGTCCTGCGTTCGGGCATCGCCCGCACCATCTACCAGGCCCGTCAGATGGTCGTGCACGGCCACATCGAGGTCAACGGCCAGAAGGTCGACAAGCCGTCCTTCCGCGTCAAGCCCGACGACGTCGTGATGGTCCGCGAGCGCAGCCGCGAGAAGACGCTCTTCTCGATCGCCCGCGAGGGTGGCTTCGCCCCCGAGGGTGAGACCCCGCGCTACCTCCAGGTGAACCTCAAGGCCCTGGCGTTCCGCCTGGACCGCGAGCCGAACCGCAAGGAGATCCCGGTGATCTGCGACGAGCAGCTCGTCGTCGAGTACTACGCCCGCTGA
- a CDS encoding replication-associated recombination protein A, which produces MEPDLFTAAAEERQEKDPAGSPLAVRMRPRTLDEVVGQRHLLKPGSPLRRLVGEGAKGPAGPSSVILWGPPGTGKTTLAYVVSKATNKRFVELSAITAGVKEVRAVIDGARRATGGYGQETVLFLDEIHRFSKAQQDSLLPAVENRWVTLIAATTENPYFSVISPLLSRSLLLTLEPLTDDDIRDLLRRALSDERGLRDAVALPEDTEDHLLRIAGGDARRALTALEAAAGAALDQDESEISLATLEQTVDRAAVKYDRDGDQHYDVASALIKSIRGSDVDAALHYLARMIEAGEDPRFIARRLMISASEDIGLADPHALPTAVAAAQAVAMIGFPEAALTLSHATIALALAPKSNAATTAIGAALDDVRKGMAGPVPPHLRDGHYKGAAKLGHAQGYVYPHDLAEGIAEQQYAPDALKDREYYTPTRHGGEARYADAVEWTRKHLGRKRS; this is translated from the coding sequence GTGGAGCCCGACCTGTTCACCGCAGCCGCAGAGGAACGCCAGGAGAAAGACCCCGCGGGGAGTCCCCTGGCGGTACGGATGCGCCCCCGCACCCTCGACGAGGTGGTGGGCCAGCGGCATCTGCTGAAGCCGGGCTCACCCTTGCGCCGCCTGGTCGGCGAGGGCGCCAAGGGCCCCGCCGGCCCCTCCTCGGTGATCCTCTGGGGCCCGCCCGGCACCGGCAAGACCACCCTGGCCTACGTCGTCTCCAAGGCCACCAACAAACGCTTCGTGGAGCTCTCCGCCATCACCGCCGGGGTGAAGGAGGTCCGCGCGGTCATCGACGGCGCCCGCCGCGCCACCGGCGGCTACGGCCAGGAGACCGTCCTCTTCCTCGACGAGATCCACCGCTTCAGCAAGGCCCAGCAGGACTCCCTCCTGCCCGCCGTGGAGAACCGCTGGGTCACCCTGATCGCCGCCACCACCGAGAACCCCTACTTCTCGGTCATCTCCCCGCTGCTCTCCCGCTCCCTGCTGCTCACCCTCGAACCGCTGACCGACGACGACATCCGGGACCTCCTGCGCCGCGCGCTGAGCGACGAACGCGGCCTCAGGGACGCCGTCGCCCTCCCCGAGGACACCGAGGACCACCTGCTGCGCATCGCCGGGGGCGACGCCCGCCGCGCCCTGACCGCGCTGGAGGCCGCCGCCGGGGCCGCCCTCGACCAGGACGAGAGCGAGATCAGCCTGGCAACGCTGGAGCAGACCGTCGACCGGGCCGCCGTGAAGTACGACCGCGACGGCGACCAGCACTACGACGTGGCCAGCGCCCTGATCAAGTCGATCCGCGGCTCCGACGTGGACGCCGCCCTGCACTACCTGGCCCGGATGATCGAGGCCGGCGAGGACCCCCGCTTCATCGCCCGGCGCCTGATGATCTCCGCCAGCGAGGACATCGGGCTCGCCGACCCGCACGCCCTGCCGACCGCGGTCGCCGCGGCCCAGGCCGTCGCCATGATCGGCTTCCCGGAGGCCGCGCTCACCCTCAGCCACGCCACGATCGCCCTCGCGCTCGCCCCGAAGTCCAACGCCGCGACGACCGCCATCGGCGCCGCCCTGGACGACGTACGCAAGGGCATGGCGGGACCCGTGCCGCCCCATCTGCGCGACGGGCACTACAAGGGCGCCGCCAAGCTCGGGCACGCGCAGGGGTACGTGTACCCGCACGATCTGGCCGAGGGCATCGCCGAACAGCAGTACGCGCCCGACGCCCTCAAGGACCGCGAGTACTACACCCCGACCCGGCACGGCGGCGAGGCCCGCTACGCCGACGCCGTGGAGTGGACCAGGAAGCACCTCGGTCGCAAGCGGTCCTGA
- a CDS encoding vitamin K epoxide reductase family protein, giving the protein MSKTTVKDVSTEPESEPAPSATRSVGGSRALALLLVITGAAGLLAAWVITIDKFKLLEAKVEGKTFTPGCSLNPVVSCGSVMESKQAAVFGFPNPMLGLVAYGIVICVGMSLLGRARFPRWYWLTLNAGTFFGVVFCAWLMYQSLYNINALCLWCSLAWVATIVMFWYVTSFNVRNGLLPAPNWLKGFFGEFTWVLPVLHIGVIGMLVLTRWWDFWTS; this is encoded by the coding sequence ATGAGCAAGACGACAGTCAAAGACGTCTCCACCGAGCCCGAGTCGGAGCCCGCACCGTCCGCCACGCGGTCGGTCGGCGGCAGCCGGGCGCTCGCCCTGCTGCTGGTGATCACCGGCGCCGCGGGACTGCTCGCCGCCTGGGTCATCACGATCGACAAGTTCAAGCTGCTCGAGGCCAAGGTCGAGGGGAAGACGTTCACCCCCGGGTGCAGCCTGAACCCCGTCGTCTCCTGCGGCAGCGTCATGGAGTCCAAGCAGGCCGCCGTCTTCGGCTTCCCCAACCCGATGCTCGGCCTCGTCGCCTACGGCATCGTGATCTGCGTCGGCATGAGCCTGCTCGGCCGCGCCCGCTTCCCGCGTTGGTACTGGCTCACCCTCAACGCCGGCACCTTCTTCGGCGTCGTCTTCTGCGCCTGGCTGATGTACCAGTCGCTGTACAACATCAACGCGCTGTGCCTGTGGTGCTCGCTCGCCTGGGTCGCGACGATCGTCATGTTCTGGTACGTGACCTCGTTCAACGTCCGCAACGGCCTGCTGCCCGCCCCGAACTGGCTGAAGGGCTTCTTCGGCGAGTTCACCTGGGTCCTGCCCGTGCTGCACATCGGCGTCATCGGGATGCTGGTCCTGACCCGCTGGTGGGACTTCTGGACCAGCTGA
- the hisS gene encoding histidine--tRNA ligase, which yields MSTFKAPKGTYDLLPPDSAKYLAVREAIAAPLRNSGYGYVETPGFESVELFARGVGESTDIVTKEMYAFETKGGDKLALRPEGTASVLRAALEANLHKAGNLPVKLWYSGSYYRYERPQKGRYRHFSQVGAEAIGAEDPALDAELIILADQAYRSLGLRDFRILLNSLGDKECRPVYRAALQDFLRGLDLDEDTLRRAEINPLRVLDDKRESVQKQLGGAPLLRDYLCDACKAYHEEVRELITAAGVVFEDDPKLVRGLDYYTRTTFEFVHDGLGSQSAVGGGGRYDGLSEMIGGPALPSVGWALGVDRTVLALEAEGVELELPSTTSVFAVPLGEEARRVLFNKVTELRKLGIATDFSYGAKGLKGAMKNANRSGARYTIVAGERDLAEGVVQLKDMESGEQTAVGVNEIVAELESRLG from the coding sequence GTGAGCACCTTCAAGGCCCCCAAGGGCACGTACGACCTGCTGCCGCCCGACTCCGCCAAGTACCTCGCGGTGCGCGAGGCGATCGCCGCGCCCCTGCGGAACTCCGGCTACGGCTACGTCGAGACGCCCGGCTTCGAGAGCGTCGAGCTGTTCGCACGCGGCGTCGGCGAGTCCACCGACATCGTGACCAAGGAGATGTACGCCTTCGAGACCAAGGGCGGCGACAAGCTCGCGCTGCGTCCCGAGGGCACGGCCTCGGTGCTGCGCGCCGCCCTGGAGGCCAACCTGCACAAGGCGGGCAACCTCCCGGTCAAGCTCTGGTACTCGGGCTCGTACTACCGCTACGAGCGCCCCCAGAAGGGCCGCTACCGCCACTTCTCCCAGGTCGGCGCCGAGGCGATCGGCGCCGAGGACCCGGCGCTCGACGCCGAGCTGATCATCCTGGCCGACCAGGCGTACCGCTCCCTGGGCCTGCGGGACTTCCGCATCCTGCTGAACTCCCTGGGCGACAAGGAGTGCCGCCCGGTCTACCGCGCCGCGCTCCAGGACTTCCTGCGCGGACTGGACCTCGACGAGGACACCCTGCGCCGCGCCGAGATCAACCCGCTGCGCGTCCTCGACGACAAGCGCGAGTCGGTCCAGAAGCAGCTCGGCGGCGCCCCGCTGCTGCGCGACTACCTGTGCGACGCCTGCAAGGCCTACCACGAGGAGGTCCGCGAGCTGATCACGGCCGCGGGCGTCGTCTTCGAGGACGACCCCAAGCTGGTGCGCGGCCTGGACTACTACACGCGGACGACCTTCGAGTTCGTCCACGACGGTCTGGGCTCCCAGTCCGCGGTGGGCGGCGGCGGCCGCTACGACGGCCTGTCCGAGATGATCGGCGGCCCCGCGCTGCCGTCCGTCGGCTGGGCCCTCGGCGTCGACCGCACGGTCCTCGCCCTGGAGGCCGAGGGCGTGGAGCTCGAACTGCCCTCCACCACCAGCGTGTTCGCGGTGCCGCTCGGCGAGGAGGCCCGCCGCGTGCTGTTCAACAAGGTCACCGAGCTGCGCAAGCTCGGCATCGCGACGGACTTCTCCTACGGCGCCAAGGGCCTCAAGGGCGCCATGAAGAACGCCAACCGCAGCGGCGCCCGCTACACCATCGTCGCCGGCGAGCGCGACCTCGCCGAGGGCGTCGTCCAGCTCAAGGACATGGAGTCCGGCGAGCAGACGGCGGTCGGCGTCAACGAGATCGTCGCGGAGCTGGAATCCCGTCTGGGCTGA
- a CDS encoding MBL fold metallo-hydrolase: protein MLIAGFPAGAWGTNCYLVAPAAGEECVIIDPGHEAAPGVEEALKKHRLKPVAVVLTHGHLDHVASVVPVCGAHDVPAWIHPEDRYMMSDPEKALGRSIGVQLMGELTVGEPDDVKELTDGATLGLAGMELTVAHAPGHTKGSVTFGLPETADIPPILFSGDLLFAGSIGRTDLPGGDMAEILDSLARVCLPLDDSTVVLSGHGPQTTIGQERATNPYLRQVAAGQGAQPAPRRGM, encoded by the coding sequence GTGCTCATTGCCGGGTTCCCCGCCGGGGCCTGGGGGACGAACTGTTATCTCGTCGCCCCCGCCGCCGGTGAGGAGTGCGTGATCATCGACCCGGGCCACGAAGCGGCCCCCGGAGTCGAGGAAGCGCTGAAGAAGCATCGGCTCAAGCCCGTCGCCGTCGTCCTCACCCACGGCCACCTCGACCATGTGGCCTCGGTCGTCCCGGTGTGCGGCGCACACGACGTACCGGCCTGGATCCACCCCGAGGACCGGTACATGATGAGCGACCCCGAGAAGGCGCTCGGCCGGTCCATCGGCGTGCAGTTGATGGGCGAGCTGACCGTCGGGGAACCGGACGACGTCAAGGAGCTGACCGACGGTGCGACGCTCGGGCTGGCGGGGATGGAGCTCACCGTCGCCCACGCGCCGGGCCATACCAAGGGGTCGGTGACCTTCGGCCTGCCCGAGACGGCGGACATCCCGCCGATCCTGTTCTCGGGCGACCTGCTGTTCGCCGGCTCCATCGGACGCACCGACCTGCCCGGCGGTGACATGGCCGAGATCCTCGACTCGCTGGCCCGTGTGTGCCTGCCGCTCGACGACTCGACCGTGGTGCTGTCCGGCCACGGCCCCCAGACGACCATCGGCCAGGAGCGCGCCACCAACCCGTATCTGCGGCAGGTGGCCGCCGGCCAGGGAGCCCAGCCCGCTCCCCGACGAGGAATGTGA
- a CDS encoding peptidylprolyl isomerase: protein MVSQEQRRRQLAREKFLRQQQRRTDARRKARVRNSVIASVLAVVVIGSVALYTTDVLKGDDDTKQNAGAEVTPSASAPSKAPDPCEKPAEGKVKTATWKKEPELTVDKSAKYTMKLATTCGDIDIALKASAAPHTVNSFDFLADKGYFDHSKCHRLTTNGIYVLQCGDPTGTGTGGPGYTIPDENLKDKSLKANTYPAGTVAMANTGQKHTGGSQFFLVYQDSQLPPSYTPFGTVSESGMKVLKKIADAGESTGAGDGAPNATVVIDKATVTKS, encoded by the coding sequence GTGGTCAGCCAGGAACAGCGGCGGCGTCAGCTCGCCCGGGAGAAGTTCTTGCGGCAGCAGCAGCGGCGTACGGACGCCCGGCGCAAGGCACGCGTGCGCAACTCGGTGATCGCGTCGGTGCTCGCGGTGGTCGTCATCGGCAGCGTCGCGCTGTACACGACGGATGTCCTCAAGGGCGACGACGACACCAAGCAGAACGCGGGCGCGGAGGTCACACCGAGCGCGAGCGCGCCGAGCAAGGCCCCGGACCCGTGCGAGAAGCCCGCCGAGGGCAAGGTGAAGACGGCGACCTGGAAGAAGGAGCCGGAGCTCACCGTCGACAAGTCGGCGAAGTACACGATGAAGCTCGCGACGACGTGCGGTGACATCGACATCGCGCTGAAGGCGTCGGCCGCGCCGCACACCGTCAACTCGTTCGACTTCCTCGCCGACAAGGGCTACTTCGACCACTCCAAGTGCCACCGGCTCACCACCAACGGCATCTACGTGCTGCAGTGCGGCGACCCGACGGGCACCGGCACCGGCGGTCCCGGCTACACGATTCCGGACGAGAATCTGAAGGACAAGAGTCTCAAGGCCAACACGTATCCCGCGGGCACCGTGGCGATGGCCAACACGGGTCAGAAGCACACTGGAGGCAGCCAGTTCTTCCTCGTCTACCAGGACAGTCAGCTGCCGCCCAGCTACACGCCGTTCGGTACCGTCTCGGAGTCGGGGATGAAGGTGCTGAAGAAGATCGCCGACGCCGGTGAGAGCACCGGTGCGGGTGACGGGGCGCCGAACGCGACGGTCGTGATCGACAAGGCGACGGTCACCAAATCCTGA
- a CDS encoding DUF349 domain-containing protein — MSSDPWGRVDETGTVYVRTADGEQVVGSWQAGSPEEALAYFERKYEGLVVEIGLLEKRVKTTDLSAKDATAAIDHIREQVDAHHAVGDLDALRVRLDKLVELVEKRREERKQQRAKQSDEARHRKEALVAEAEELAQSDQWRAAGERLRALVDTWKSLPRLDRKSDDELWHRFSHARSAFSKRRKAHFAQLDAQREEARRTKERLVAEAEALSGSTDWGPTAARYRELMTEWKAAGRAQREHEDDLWNRFRGAQDVFFAARSSVFAERDAEQSENLKLKEELAGEAEKLLPIGDLKGARAAFRSINERWEAIGHVPRDARPKVEGRMHAVERAIQEAEEAEWRRTNPEARVRAEGLTGQLQAAVDKLKGQIEQARAQGNNAKADKLERELEGRQALLDTALKGLQEFGG; from the coding sequence GTGAGCAGCGACCCGTGGGGCCGCGTCGACGAGACGGGGACCGTGTACGTGCGTACGGCCGACGGCGAGCAGGTCGTCGGTTCCTGGCAGGCCGGCTCCCCCGAAGAGGCGCTGGCCTATTTCGAGCGCAAGTACGAGGGCCTGGTTGTCGAGATCGGCCTCCTCGAGAAGCGAGTGAAGACCACCGACCTGTCCGCCAAGGACGCGACGGCGGCGATCGACCACATCCGCGAGCAGGTCGACGCGCACCACGCGGTCGGTGATCTGGACGCTCTGCGGGTGCGGCTGGACAAGCTCGTCGAGCTGGTCGAGAAGCGCCGCGAGGAGCGCAAGCAGCAGCGGGCCAAGCAGTCCGACGAGGCGCGTCACCGCAAGGAGGCGCTGGTCGCCGAGGCGGAGGAGCTGGCGCAGTCCGACCAGTGGCGGGCCGCCGGTGAGCGGCTGCGGGCTCTGGTGGACACGTGGAAGAGCCTGCCGCGGCTGGACCGCAAGTCGGACGACGAGCTGTGGCACCGCTTCTCGCACGCCCGGTCGGCCTTCTCCAAGCGGCGCAAGGCGCACTTCGCGCAGCTGGACGCGCAGCGCGAGGAGGCCCGCCGGACCAAGGAGCGGCTGGTCGCCGAGGCCGAGGCGCTGTCGGGTTCGACGGACTGGGGTCCGACGGCCGCTCGCTACCGCGAGCTGATGACCGAGTGGAAGGCCGCGGGCCGTGCCCAGCGTGAGCACGAGGACGATCTGTGGAACCGCTTCCGCGGCGCCCAGGACGTCTTCTTCGCCGCCCGCAGCTCGGTGTTCGCCGAGCGGGACGCCGAGCAGTCGGAGAACCTCAAGCTGAAGGAGGAGCTGGCAGGGGAGGCCGAGAAGCTGCTGCCCATCGGCGATCTGAAGGGGGCGCGCGCCGCCTTCCGCTCGATCAACGAGCGCTGGGAGGCCATCGGCCATGTGCCGCGCGACGCCCGGCCGAAGGTCGAGGGCCGGATGCACGCCGTGGAGCGGGCCATCCAGGAGGCCGAGGAGGCCGAGTGGCGCCGGACCAACCCGGAGGCACGCGTGCGTGCCGAGGGGCTGACCGGTCAGCTGCAGGCCGCCGTGGACAAGCTGAAGGGCCAGATCGAGCAGGCCCGCGCCCAGGGCAACAACGCGAAGGCCGACAAGCTGGAGCGTGAGCTGGAGGGCCGCCAGGCGCTGCTGGACACCGCCCTGAAGGGTCTCCAGGAGTTCGGCGGCTGA
- the relA gene encoding GTP pyrophosphokinase: MPDEAQHLTAAKPESASAAAAKPAPNAPHAKNDSRGTVEHAQSAPVDKPAEQARPKPAPPERSTPAVRPNTGQPARSGSSNRVRARLARLGVQRSNPYNPVLEPLLRIVRGNDPKIETATLRQIEKAYQVAERWHRGQKRKSGDPYITHPLAVTTILAELGMDPATLMAGLLHDTVEDTEYGLDQLRRDFGDSVALLVDGVTKLDKVKFGEAAQAETVRKMVVAMAKDPRVLVIKLADRLHNMRTMRYLKREKQEKKARETLEIYAPLAHRLGMNTIKWELEDLAFAILYPKMYDEIVRLVAERAPKRDEYLAIVTDEVQQDLRAARIKATVTGRPKHYYSVYQKMIVRGRDFAEIYDLVGIRVLVDTVRDCYAALGTVHARWNPVPGRFKDYIAMPKFNMYQSLHTTVIGPNGKPVELQIRTFDMHRRAEYGIAAHWKYKQEAVAGASKIRTDAPKTSGKGKDDHLNDMAWLRQLLDWQKETEDPGEFLESLRFDLSRNEVFVFTPKGDVIALPAGATPVDFAYAVHTEVGHRTIGARVNGRLVPLESTLDNGDLVEVFTSKAAGAGPSRDWLGFVKSPRARNKIRAWFSKERRDEAIEQGKDAIVRAMRKQNLPIQRILTGDSLVTLAHEMRYADISALYAAIGEGHVSAQNIVQKLVQALGGEEAATEEIDESVPPARSRRKRRSSADPGVIVKGVEDVWVKLARCCTPVPGDPIIGFVTRGSGVSVHRSDCVNVDSLSREPERILEVEWAPTQSSVFLVAIQVEALDRSRLLSDVTRVLSDQHVNILSAAVQTSRDRVATSRFTFEMGDPKHLGHVLKAVRGVEGVYDVYRVTSARNRS; the protein is encoded by the coding sequence TTGCCAGACGAGGCCCAGCACCTGACCGCCGCAAAGCCCGAGTCCGCCTCGGCCGCCGCGGCGAAGCCCGCGCCGAACGCACCGCACGCCAAGAACGACTCGCGCGGGACGGTCGAGCACGCCCAGTCGGCCCCGGTCGACAAGCCGGCCGAGCAGGCGCGTCCCAAGCCGGCCCCGCCCGAGCGCTCCACCCCCGCGGTCCGCCCGAACACCGGCCAGCCCGCCCGCTCCGGCTCCTCCAACCGCGTCCGGGCCCGCCTCGCCCGCCTCGGCGTCCAGCGCTCCAACCCGTACAACCCGGTCCTGGAGCCCCTGCTGCGCATAGTCCGCGGCAACGACCCCAAGATCGAGACGGCCACCCTCCGCCAGATCGAGAAGGCCTACCAGGTCGCCGAGCGCTGGCACCGCGGCCAGAAGCGCAAGAGCGGCGACCCGTACATCACGCACCCGCTGGCGGTCACCACCATCCTCGCCGAGCTGGGCATGGACCCGGCCACCCTCATGGCGGGGCTGCTGCACGACACCGTCGAGGACACCGAGTACGGCCTCGACCAGCTGCGCCGCGACTTCGGGGACTCCGTCGCCCTGCTCGTCGACGGCGTCACCAAGCTGGACAAGGTCAAGTTCGGCGAGGCCGCCCAGGCCGAGACCGTGCGCAAGATGGTCGTCGCCATGGCCAAGGACCCGCGCGTCCTGGTCATCAAGCTCGCCGACCGCCTGCACAACATGCGCACCATGCGCTACCTCAAGCGCGAGAAGCAGGAGAAGAAGGCGCGCGAGACCCTCGAGATCTACGCGCCGCTCGCCCACCGCCTGGGCATGAACACCATCAAGTGGGAGCTGGAGGACCTCGCCTTCGCGATCCTCTACCCCAAGATGTACGACGAGATCGTGCGGCTGGTGGCGGAGCGTGCCCCGAAGCGGGACGAGTACCTGGCCATAGTGACCGACGAGGTCCAGCAGGACCTGCGCGCGGCCCGTATCAAGGCGACCGTCACCGGCCGCCCGAAGCACTACTACAGCGTCTACCAGAAGATGATCGTCCGCGGCCGTGACTTCGCGGAGATCTACGACCTGGTGGGCATCCGTGTCCTCGTCGACACGGTCCGCGACTGCTACGCCGCCCTCGGCACCGTGCACGCGCGATGGAACCCGGTCCCCGGCCGGTTCAAGGACTACATCGCGATGCCGAAGTTCAACATGTACCAGTCGCTGCACACGACGGTCATCGGCCCCAACGGCAAGCCGGTCGAACTCCAGATCCGCACGTTCGACATGCACCGCCGCGCCGAGTACGGCATCGCCGCGCACTGGAAGTACAAGCAGGAGGCCGTCGCCGGCGCCTCCAAGATCCGTACCGACGCCCCGAAGACGTCCGGCAAGGGCAAGGACGACCACCTCAACGACATGGCGTGGCTGCGCCAGCTGCTGGACTGGCAGAAGGAGACGGAGGACCCGGGCGAGTTCCTGGAGTCCCTGCGCTTCGACCTGTCCCGCAACGAGGTCTTCGTCTTCACCCCCAAGGGCGACGTCATAGCGCTGCCGGCCGGTGCCACCCCCGTCGACTTCGCCTACGCCGTCCACACCGAGGTGGGCCACCGCACCATAGGAGCGCGGGTCAACGGCCGTCTCGTCCCGCTCGAGTCCACCCTGGACAACGGCGACCTCGTCGAGGTCTTCACCTCCAAGGCGGCCGGCGCGGGCCCCTCCCGCGACTGGCTGGGCTTCGTCAAGTCGCCGCGCGCCCGGAACAAGATCCGGGCCTGGTTCTCCAAGGAGCGCCGCGACGAGGCCATCGAGCAGGGCAAGGACGCCATCGTCCGGGCGATGCGCAAGCAGAACCTGCCGATCCAGCGCATCCTCACCGGCGACTCGCTCGTCACGCTCGCCCACGAGATGCGCTACGCCGACATCTCCGCGCTGTACGCGGCGATCGGCGAGGGCCATGTGTCCGCGCAGAACATCGTGCAGAAGCTGGTCCAGGCGCTCGGCGGCGAGGAGGCGGCCACCGAGGAGATCGACGAGTCGGTCCCGCCGGCCCGCAGCCGCCGCAAGCGCCGCTCCAGCGCCGACCCGGGCGTCATCGTCAAGGGCGTCGAGGACGTGTGGGTCAAGCTGGCCCGCTGCTGTACGCCGGTGCCGGGCGACCCGATCATCGGGTTCGTCACCCGCGGCAGCGGGGTGTCGGTGCACCGCAGCGACTGCGTCAACGTCGACTCGCTGTCCCGCGAGCCCGAGCGGATCCTCGAGGTCGAGTGGGCGCCGACCCAGTCCTCGGTCTTCCTGGTCGCCATCCAGGTCGAGGCCCTGGACCGCTCCCGGCTGCTGTCGGACGTCACCCGCGTCCTGTCGGACCAGCACGTCAACATCCTGTCGGCGGCCGTCCAGACCTCCCGCGACCGGGTCGCCACCTCGCGCTTCACCTTCGAGATGGGCGACCCCAAGCACCTGGGCCACGTCCTGAAGGCCGTCAGGGGAGTGGAGGGCGTCTACGACGTCTACCGCGTGACCTCGGCGCGCAACCGGTCGTAG
- a CDS encoding adenine phosphoribosyltransferase, which translates to MTDISELLLSKIRDVADYPEPGVMFKDITPLLADPAAFTALTDALAEVADRTGATKVVGLEARGFILGAPVAVRAGVGFVPVRKAGKLPGATLSQAYDLEYGSAEIEIHAEDLSGSDRVLVVDDVLATGGTAEASIQLIRRAGAQVSGLAVLMELGFLSGRARVEPALAGAPLTSLLTV; encoded by the coding sequence ATGACCGACATCAGCGAGCTGCTGCTCAGCAAGATCCGGGACGTGGCTGACTACCCGGAGCCGGGCGTGATGTTCAAGGACATCACCCCGCTCCTGGCGGACCCGGCGGCCTTCACGGCGCTCACCGACGCGCTCGCCGAGGTGGCGGATCGGACCGGTGCCACCAAGGTCGTCGGCCTGGAGGCCCGGGGCTTCATCCTCGGAGCGCCGGTCGCGGTCCGGGCCGGCGTCGGCTTCGTCCCCGTGCGCAAGGCGGGCAAGCTCCCCGGGGCGACGCTCAGCCAGGCGTACGACCTGGAGTACGGCTCGGCGGAGATCGAGATCCACGCCGAGGACCTCAGCGGCAGCGACCGGGTCCTGGTCGTCGACGACGTCCTGGCGACGGGCGGCACCGCCGAGGCCTCGATCCAGCTGATCCGCCGGGCCGGTGCCCAGGTCTCGGGCCTCGCCGTCCTGATGGAGCTGGGCTTCCTGTCCGGCCGGGCCCGTGTGGAGCCGGCGCTGGCGGGCGCCCCGCTGACGTCGCTCCTCACGGTCTGA